The Verrucomicrobiota bacterium region CAGGAATGAATGGCCTTTGATTTGACGGAAGCCAGCGCCCGTATCCCGTGACCCTCGAATGCCCGATTATTTTGCCCACCTTCAGTTCCCGCGGCGGCCCTGGATTGACTCGGACTCCTTGAAGGAGAAGTTTCTGGCCCTTTCCGCGACCGCCCACCCCGACCGCCTGCATTCGGCGTCCGAAGCAGAACGGAACGCGGCAAACCAACGCTCAGCCGAGATCAACGCCGCCTATCATTGCCTGCGCGAACCCAAGGATCGCTTGCGCCACTTGCTGGAAATCGAGTCGGAGACCAGGCCAGTGGAAATCGAACGCCTGCCTTCGAGCGCGGCGGATCTGGCTTTTCAGGTCGGGCAGATCTGCCGGAACGTGGATGCTTTTCTGCGTGAGAAATCCAAAGTGACGGCGCCCTTGCTCCAGTCGCAATACTTCGAGAAAGCGCTCGAATGGGTGGACCAATTGCAGGCGTTGAAGCAATCCATCCGGGCCAAAAGAGAGGAGGTCGCCGACGAACTGAAAGCCATGAATCCGGTTTGGGAAGGCGCTCCTCCCGTTGGAACGGGCGAACGGCGCAGGGTGCTGCCGCTGGACCGGCTCGAACAGGTGTATCGGACGCTCAGTTACCTCTCGCGTTGGGACGAACAGCTCGGCGCGCGGATTGTCCGGTTGTCGGTGTAACTTCGACTACTTGCCGACCAGTCGGCCGAGAGACTCTCGGACGGTGGTCAAGAGGTGCATGCCTTCCCGGACCTTGTTTTCCGTTGTACCAGGACATGGTGTTTTGCATTGGAGGCCGCACGGGCGGTTCGCTGGCTTACAGGCCGGCGGGCGCGGCGACGTGACCCAATCCCGTCGCGCCTGGACGTTGGGGAAAGGGTTCCTCTATTGCCTCGGCGCGAAGCAGTGACGGGATTGTGGGCGTATCTCAACCTGGTAGGGACCGATTCCACTCCGTCCCTGACTTTACTCCGCGATCGAAAAGACAATTTCAGGGACGCGGTGGAACGCGTCCTTACCAGTTCAAGGGCCGTGCGCATGGCTTGGAGGCTCTGCAAGTTTCCCCTGAACCGCCCCCCACTTCGAACTGGTCGAGCGGGAGCTCTGCGCGTTATGAATACTTCCATGAACCAACTGCGCGCCCCCTTTGCATTGCTTTGCGGTCTTCTTTGTGGATGCCTGTCTTCAAGCCAAGGCGCGGAAGCCCGCCCGAACATCCTCTTCATTTTCTCCGACGATCACGCGTATCAAGCGATCAGCGCGTACGATTCGCGGTTGATCCAGACGCCGAACCTGGATCGCATCGCTCGCGAAGGCATGCGCTTCGATCGGTGCCTGGTGCCGAATTCCATTTGCGGTCCGAGCCGCGCGACGATCCTGACCGGGAAATATTCCCACGCGAACGGCTTTTACAACAACACCAACAGCCGCTTCGACGGGTCGCAGATGACTTTTCCCAAATTACTTCAGAAGGCGGGTTACCAGACGGCCCTCGTCGGGAAGTGGCACTTGGTCTCCAATCCGACCGGGTTCGATTACTGGGAGATCCTTCCCGGCCAGGGTCAGTACTACAATCCGCCCATGATCCGCCACGGCGAGCGCGTGAAACACGAAGGCTACGTCACGGACATCATCACCGATCTCGCGCTCGATTGGCTGAAGAAGCGCGATCCGAACAAGCCCTTCCTCCTGATGGCCCAGCATAAAGCGCCGCACCGCGAGTGGGAACCGAACCTGAAATACCTCAACCACGACGGCGGCCGCAAATATCCGGAGCCGGACACACTCTTCGACGATTACGCCGGCCGAGGCAAAGCGGAGCGCGACCAGGACATGACCATCGCCCGCACGATGACACCGCGCGATCTCAAGCTCACGCCGCCGCAAGCCTTGACGCCCGAACAACGCAAAGCATGGGACGCTTACTACGAGCCGCGCAACGAAGAGTTCCGCAAAGCCAATCTCCAGGGCAACGATCTGGTGCGCTGGAAATTCAACCGTTACATGCACGATTACCTCGGTTGCGTCCGGTCGGTGGACGAAAGCGTCGGGCGCTTGCTGGATTACCTGAAGGAGACCGGTTTGGATAAGAACACGATTGTGGTCTATTCCTCAGATCAGGGTTTTTACCTCGGCGAGCACGGATGGTTTGACAAGCGCTGGATTTTCGAGGAATCGCTCCGCACCCCGTTGCTGGTCCGCTGGCCGGGCGTGACGAAACCCGGCAGCGTCAACTCGGACCTCGTTTCCAATCTGGATTTTGGCGAAACGTTTTTGGAAGCGGCCGGCGTGGAAGTGCCGGGCGAGATGCAAGGCCGCAGCTTGGCGTCCATTCTCAAAGGCTCAACTCCGGCAGATTGGCGCAAGAGCTTTTACTATCATTACTACGAGTTTCCCGGCCCTCATAGCGTCGCCCGCCATTACGGCGTCGTGACGGATCGCTACAAGCTCGTCCATTTTTACGAGCCGGAGTTCAACTATTGGGAACTGTTCGATCTGAAATCGGACCCGCGCGAACTCAAGAACGTGTACGGCGCGCCGCAATATGCGGTGACGCAGAAAGAGTTGGAACAGGAACTGGCGCGACTACGCGCCCAGTTGAAAGTGCCTTCCCCGGACCCGGCGGAGACCGCGATCAAGCCCGGAGCGCGCGGCCGGGCGGGGAACAAGCCGGGTCAGAAACCTTAGTGGTCCATTTCATAAATACGATCACGTTCGCGGCAAGGGATTTTTCGGCCAGACGAGGCGCGAGCGACGAGCATATCCCGAAGTGGATCTGTAAGGAGCAAGCAACGAAGTCTGGCGAAAAAGAACTGCCGCCCTTCGGGTTGCGCCGAATTTTGCCTGGGGCTGCGTTGCTCCTCGGTCACAGCCCCACTGGCGGGGGATGCTCGCTCGTCGCGCCTTGCCCCAGGCCAAATTGGGCGCAACGAACGTGAGCGTATTTACGAAACGGACCACTTAGTAGGGCTTTGTTCTAATCTAAACAGGAGGTAACTGGGGTAACGGAGTCCGGCCGGAATGGGAACGCAGGAGCCTTGTCGAGGACGCGCGGAAGGATGGTGTAGCCGCCGAGGCGCACGCGCGGGCTGCGCGGGGCAAGTTGGGTGAGATTGGGAGCGCTCATGTTCGTTTGGTTTGTTGCTTTTCTTCGTTTCGTCGTCGGCACGTTCATCGCCGACACACCTCCTATCACAGGACTCGTGCCAACCGCTGTTCTTCGTCAAAACCCCGCAATTGCTGGAAAATCCGCAGTTCTTCCGCTTTGGAAGCCGCTACGAATAATCATCCCACTACGACTCTTCGCCGCCAAACTACGAAGTCTCGTCGCCCGGCAGGGCATCCGGGTTTCCGGCTACGGCTTCCGCTGTGGCGGACCGGATCGCGCGGAGGCAAGTGCCGAGGGCTTTGCTCCGAGAAAATGCCTCAGCAAGATGAACTGGTGACGCAGGAAGGTCCGGCCAGGACCGTCATGCGGCGCTGCAACTCAGCCGCGCCTTCCGCCCCTAACGCGGGAATGAGCCGGGTCTTCGCGCGGCCCGGTCGTGGCAGGCGCGTGAACAGCACCAGCGAAAGAGGCGTCGCGGTCGGCATGAAACCACAGCCCAATGCCCCCGTGCAACTGCTGCCGCTCCCGGCGGTGCAGGCGAGACAATGAACGCCGGTTTGAATTTCCCAGTTGTCGAGCCGCGCGGGCGTCACGTCCCACAGGAAGAGCGGTTGGCCGTTGCGCACTTGCATCTTGAGCATCTGGTTGAAGTCGCAATCGAACACCTCGCCCATCATGCCGATGCTGATCGTGCTGCGGCACATCAAGCCCTCGACCGTCGCCGGGTTGAAGCTGTTGGCGAGCAGTTCCAGATACGCGTCCCATTGGCCGTGCGCGCGAAGATCTTCGGCGAAGCGGGCGATGGGCTGGTTCGTGATCGTGAAGAGGCGCGTGAACTCGATGCCGAATCGCTGGCGCAATTCCACTTTGTAATCCGCCTTCAATTCGGCCTGGGGCGGGGGCAGCTTTGCGCCGAGCGGATTGTAAACCAGGCTCAATGGCAGGCGCGTGCCGTAGCCGACGGCGTTCAGTTTCTTCAGCGCGGAAATGCTTTTGGCGAACACGCCGTCGCCACGCTGCGCATCCACGTTGTCCGCCGAATAGCACGGCAGCGAGGCCACGACCTCGACCTGATGCTGCGCCAGATACTCCGGCAACCACGCGAACGCCTCGGTCTCGATGATCGTGAGGTTGTTCCGGTCAATGACGTGGCCGCCAGCCTCGCGCGCGGTTTCGACCAAGTAGCGGAAATGTTCGCTCAACTCCGGCGCGCCGCCTGTGATGTCCACCACGGACGGACGATGTTCCTGAATC contains the following coding sequences:
- a CDS encoding sulfatase, which encodes MNQLRAPFALLCGLLCGCLSSSQGAEARPNILFIFSDDHAYQAISAYDSRLIQTPNLDRIAREGMRFDRCLVPNSICGPSRATILTGKYSHANGFYNNTNSRFDGSQMTFPKLLQKAGYQTALVGKWHLVSNPTGFDYWEILPGQGQYYNPPMIRHGERVKHEGYVTDIITDLALDWLKKRDPNKPFLLMAQHKAPHREWEPNLKYLNHDGGRKYPEPDTLFDDYAGRGKAERDQDMTIARTMTPRDLKLTPPQALTPEQRKAWDAYYEPRNEEFRKANLQGNDLVRWKFNRYMHDYLGCVRSVDESVGRLLDYLKETGLDKNTIVVYSSDQGFYLGEHGWFDKRWIFEESLRTPLLVRWPGVTKPGSVNSDLVSNLDFGETFLEAAGVEVPGEMQGRSLASILKGSTPADWRKSFYYHYYEFPGPHSVARHYGVVTDRYKLVHFYEPEFNYWELFDLKSDPRELKNVYGAPQYAVTQKELEQELARLRAQLKVPSPDPAETAIKPGARGRAGNKPGQKP
- a CDS encoding radical SAM/Cys-rich domain protein gives rise to the protein MNRFAEKLSLHGLSLRRARLQTLQINVGRKCNQTCTHCHVDAAPWRTEMMPADIARRVGEWIQEHRPSVVDITGGAPELSEHFRYLVETAREAGGHVIDRNNLTIIETEAFAWLPEYLAQHQVEVVASLPCYSADNVDAQRGDGVFAKSISALKKLNAVGYGTRLPLSLVYNPLGAKLPPPQAELKADYKVELRQRFGIEFTRLFTITNQPIARFAEDLRAHGQWDAYLELLANSFNPATVEGLMCRSTISIGMMGEVFDCDFNQMLKMQVRNGQPLFLWDVTPARLDNWEIQTGVHCLACTAGSGSSCTGALGCGFMPTATPLSLVLFTRLPRPGRAKTRLIPALGAEGAAELQRRMTVLAGPSCVTSSSC